The DNA sequence TCTTTTTCTGCAACACCCCAATTGTGAAACTTGTTACTTCAGTGAACCAAAATGAATGGATGCAGAATAAATAGCTATAAGGTAAAAGTGGCTAGAATCCACCAAGTCAAAAGCAAACAGCAGTTGATAAGCATGTAAATAGCATCTTGGATGAGGACCCCGGTTAGAACCCCCAATATTCTTTCCAAACCCCGCAACACTCTTTAGTGTGTACTTATACACTGTTCCTCATTAGTGAAAAGACGAGCCACAGGAATGaaggaatgaatgaatgatgtagTATACACTGTTTAATTTTGATGTCAAAGTTACCTTTATCAGTAAAATTTCAATAATGGACTGAGCAAGAGAGGCTCTCGAATTCTATAATGAACATCaatcattttttgtttgttcGTATTTTTCCTCAAGTACATAGCCAACCACTATACATCAAACTCTCATTTTCTCAGGatcaaaaaggaaaagaaaaaataaactcattaaataaatgttagTGCCCAATTGATTATTCTGACAAGCCTTCCACCTTCATCCAGTCATCATATATATTCTccagaaacaattaaaaaatcttgaataaaaaaatcaacttcCTGCAACAGGAAAAAGCATtgatcattattattaataagcATAAGTTGGAAATTATTAGTAAGCATGTCTTTATAAGAATTAACACCAATTGCACAtggttattaataaaaagatttatgagcaaaaatatatatgtagcCATGTGCATTGGTGTTAATCCGTATAACCATCAAGTGGAAGAAATCGCCACAAAGTAGTACCTGATGACTGTGAAGGACCGTTAACGATCAAAGTATGGTGAGACACTAGAAGGTTGAGTGTTTGTTAGTTGGGTATCAAAATATGCACATTACCGAAGGTGGTGTATGAGTAGCTACCAAGATTATGATGATGTACTGTACTGATCATGTGTTAGGCAAAGCATGACTGTAGCACCAAAACTACAGATTATAAACTGACAAAGATAAAGTAAAGGTAAAATTAGACAAAGAAGCAGGCCAAAAGCAGCacaaagaaaagcatgaaagagaagaaaactaaCCTTTTTCGGTATGTGGGAAATGGGTTGTCCCTATCTCCCTCCATGAATGAGTTTTCTTCAAAGTAATTCCAGCATGGTAATGGGGGACCAATTGCTGCTGAACAGTAATATGTGGATGTAAGATTTATAATTCAGGGGAAAAGAATAATTGTATTGACAataagaaaagaacaaaaggaCTTCAAAGCAGAAAAGATTGTGATATATAGGCTTTTCAGACAATTCTGTGAACATATTCTATTCATATTGGCTCCCAAATTCATGAAACCAATTTGAATATCTAGTAAAGCAAGATACACTTAATAGCCAACATCGTTTTAGTATATTCTTTTAGACTGTATGTTTTCATTGCACTAGCAGGATTCACTCTAGTATGTTCAACCCCATATAAATCATTTACAGCTTCAGAATCTAGTACTTTTGGTCTAGCCAacaagataattaaaaaaaaaacttagggACCCCTTCGGCCAAAGGGGCAAGGTCAAGTTTGCTTAGGGCCCTGCAcgtgttttttaattttttctatttgtaagtgcttaaaagatgaaagaaaaaataaaaagaaataaaccaCTCAGGTGTAGATATTACTAGTGTACCTGAATGTGGAAGGACACGTCTCATATCCCAAATTCCTTAAAAAAAACTCAGTTCAGTATATCCACCGGAATATGGCAGAAGTTCCTCCACCTCAATTCTGGAACGAGAACAACTCATAGTTTTCTTCAATCTACCATGAGCTGACTCAACCTCAGCCCAAAATATGCCATACACAGGTCTGTGATCTGAAAACTTTGATTCCCCACGGACATACGATAACTGATGTAGACCTTCTCCATACCACAAAATACGGTCACacctataaaagaaaaatatttatataagcACAAGTAGCATAAGCTAACAAAATACAACGTAAAATACGCTTTGCttcataattcatttttttttccttcatatCATAAGCATTGTTTCATATGAATGATACTATAAAGGATTCTTTCTTCTAAATTCCTAAGATGTGGTGTGATAAATGATGATCATACCAAGCAGGggttctccttttctctttggGATGCATATCATCTCCAGCATATCTATCTGAATTAGTTGAATACTTGTACGTTGGAGGAAAATATATCTTCCCTTCATTCCACCCCAGAAACACACGACCTCTTTTCTGCTCTATTCTTAACTGCCAGCAATGCAATAATTGAGATTCATTCCGAATATTCATACAATAATGTTacattttaagttataaaaagaaCAAGGAATTTATATATCATGTTTGACAGACATACTTGATCATTCTCTAATAATGCTCTCCAGTTTTGCATCTCAACAAGTGCCTTAGCAGAACGGTAGGAGAGGGCAATCCGGTAGTTCAAATCTCCAAGCCATATAATTCGACTAAATTGAGAAAATGCAAAATCTCAGTTAAGTGTAAAGAAAAGCAGTCATAGGGAAACAGAAGTGTGCATACTACTGAGACACGAGGAGAAGGTGATATATTAGCAAAGGGGGCCTTAAATAACTggcattatttaaaaataaataaattttagatgaACGAAAGTAGATTCTTACTCATGATCGAGGATTGTCTGTGGAGACTTATCATTGTCCACACCTTGAACACGAGGAAACCTTGTCTTTTTAAGAATCTCCATAACATCAGAATTTCTTCTTAGTTCATCACCCTCTTTCTGTCCTGAGGTTAAATGGCTACAGATAAAGCAAAAGCTTGTTTCATGCAAAGACATACTAATTGAGATGGATCCCTGCAAATACAAGCCAACATAACTCTTTTATTTAAGCATATAACATGAAACCATCATGCTTGTCTAGAATTAATctaaggaaaaacaaaaattgagaaTATGACTTGACTTAAAATTCACCTTGTTTCCCAGATAACCCATCAATCCTCTGCCAACACAAGACACTTTCATATTTTGAACATGATCTTTCAGTTCACTTCTCACCCATATTGTAAGATATATTCCCACCATTTGCTTACTAGCAACAAGGCAGTACCTTGAGTGACCTGGCATGGCATATCCCTCTTCATTAAAGGAAGGTCCACCTCCACCACGGGACATTGGGGAAAATAAGACTGTACTTGGTGAATCCCCAAGGCCATTGTCATCGTCTGATGAACCCCATCTTGAGTAGTCACTTGGTCTTGAGTAGTCACTTGCCCTGGAATAGTCACTAGGCCTGTAGCCCCATCTAAAACTGGGATCAAAGTCACTTGGCCTGTGACCAAAAATTACACGATCACAAACGCTGTATCTTCTATCCAGCCGCGGTTGCACAACTGAAGGATCATTGTCCATTCCCCAACCACTAGAAGTTGTCTGAAATGATCGCCTATGGAAGAAAGATGAATTCTTCTGCCTAGCTGATCCCTCAAAATCTGCATTCAGCTCCACAACTGGCTGAGGTATGGGAGATGGTGTATAACACCCACTACTTCCACTGGTGCCAGGAAGATTGTTTAAAGTCTTTCTGATGAGAGCCAACCATTTTTTAGCAGGGCCATTGTCTTCTGCCCCTAAGATATTACCAGCATTCAAGGGAACTATCTCTTGAAATCTGCAAGGAACAAGTAGAAGTAGTCATTGGTAACAGTTAATGCTACCTTTGATTGAAGACTACATTGACAAGTACCAAATCCTACCCAAGAACATAAATGTCTGCGGGTGATGAAGAGTGAAGCCAATCATCTAAATTCAAAGTATTTGGCGGAGATCTTCCAGCTACATTCCACGTAGCTACAAAAATGCTGCTTACAGAGAAAAGAGAAACCAATGAGAATTTGAACATggcctctttttttttcaaaagaaggTAAAATAAGAGAAACGGTATATACCTATAATTCTGCACATCTATAATTCGAGGGTGGTCAAGATTCATTCTTGCTCGCCTCACCTGATCTGTGCTTCTGCTAAACTTCTCTGTTCATTACAATTAGTAGTTGTAAAGATTTTGTGTAAGAAGTCAGCATTTAAATAACACGAAGGGCATGGTTCAAGAAATGAAATGAAGGCAACTCTATACCTGTTTTGCTCTTTTTGATTGTGCATGGCTCTCTCTCAGAGAAGCTATTCCTACTTCTGCATTCCACGTCACCTCCTGCAGAAGGAAATTGGTGTTGATGCATCAAATTCATGAAAAGAAACTACAGTGACTGACTTTTATATCAAGAGGGAGGAAAAAACAGAATTGTATTTGGTGAACATATATTTCAGCTTATGTGTTTCATGTTGTTTGGATGCGAAGAAACTGtggaaagaaaacaaattaacgAGAATATAAAAACTCAGGCAAAGACAACCTATGCCTAAGAGAAAGCTAATTGAGTATTTAACATAGCTTAATCTTTTGCATTAGACAACGAAAAAATCAGACAGAACGTGACGACTGATCCCAggcttcaatttttctttcgaAATGGTGTTATTCATCTCTAATTCCTTCGGTTTCTCAGGTACCAACCAGAACATGAGAATTTGTTCAAGACCTCACACTGCACAGTTTTATCATCACAAATCTCTCGTGTAATTTATTCTTAGGCTTGTTTCTCCCTTAGAAACTGATCCTAGTAGATAGTGAGTTTTGAAGAAAACCAACACCTACCTCCATAAGCAGCACCGTCGGCTTGGGAATCCTCAGTCTTGCATTTGATATTAAAGAACTTTCTGACCATTTTCTTTGACCATGAGAGCTTCATCACGCAACAGAAAGACAAAACAGTCAACAACTTGCAATATGAAAACACCAAAACACTCAGAACGTTGAATTTCATTcccctgaaaaaaaaaaaaaaatctttgtttTAGAGGATATTGGGAAAACCTTGCTTTTCTTGGAATTCTCATCTCTCATTTTCGCAAACTTCTACTTCATGCAGCTCTCGAAGCTCTCTGATATTTCTGTGCGGCTTAGAAGTATATCTATAGATCCAAAACTTCTTTGAATTTCAAATAGCAAAGTATCATTGCTCTGGAAGCCCGTTCTCCAATCTCCACAGTATCTGTCTATGTTTTGGAGGTGAGGAACAAGACCAGGGTCGTTTGTTGTTCTCAATTCCAGAGAAAAGAGCTCAATTAATGAAGCCGAGAAACTTAAAGAAAAGAGGGCAAAATGCAATTGTTTTCCTTGGTTTCCTCTTCTGGTGCGCTATGTACGTGCTCTTGCAACACTACTACTAGAAAGTATAAGAACATGGAAACAAACTCCCATAAATATGAAAGCAAGCGCCACCAACTCAAGAGAGAGACAACACTTTAATGCGTGGAAGTGAAAAGAGATTCTGAAGTATTAGAACAAGACAATGCAGCAAGCATTTAGAGGGAGGaagggagaaagagagagaaagagagacagagagaggcTCCTCGTTCTCTGCAACCACAGGAAACAAAGTATCGAATTTGAACAGAATAAAGCGTAGTAAAAGAGAGCATAGAAGAGCtttattagtatttaaataacaatattttagtgACAACCTTAGCTCAAGACAAGGGGGCAACGGGTAGGTAGTTTTTTGCTTTAAGGCTTCTGCATAAAACGACCCGGTCAGCTGATCAAAGCTGCCCTTGGTCAGCAAAGTGAAGAGGGGATGTGAACTGTGAACTGTTATGTGAGATCTACCACTATTCTCCTATTCCCATTCCTAAACCTGCATTCTTCTTCTAGTTTTTTGGTCTTCCAATTAAAGCAAAAGCAGTTAAAgaaggagaagggaaaaagaaaaagataaaggccttgtttatattatgttattgtGTTGTATTCAATTATTGGTCAAAGAATGTTTGGAAGAGAAGTAATAGTAAACTGATGTAGTGTGTGTCATTCctctataataataacaataatgaaaacaatTGTCTTGTTTTTTTGGGCACGCCAGCGAATGAATGAAAAAACGGATAccctttcaaaaatttaattttgtctttctttGATATGCCATGCTATGTTATGAGCAGATATTTTGTATGGTTCAATGTGACGTTTGATTCCATATAGATTGGTCTAGCTATGGTGCCACTGAATATAGGGCGTGTTGCGTTGCATAGCAAATAACTTTGAGGCCCTTTTGGCTCTGACCTAGCTAGTCTTGGAATGTCTTTGGAAACAATGGCAACTTACCCAATTTTATGGTGTTGGGGATTCCTTTTCCCTTTCCCCTCCCACCGTTCACTGCTTTTAACTCTTTGAAGCTGCCGCCAACTATGATTTTCTGTAAATCTTATCATATTCATTATTTACAACAACTCTGGTTTAGACTTTGGAACGAAAAATCCATGCAGTAgcatctttcatcttttcctttAGTTCCTGTGACCTTCAATAGCCAATGCCTCCCCAAGAAAACTACACCAATTTCCAAAACAAAATGCCCTTTTGCCTTTGGCTCCCAAGTTTGAATTTTCCAAATGCCTTTTTCTCCTACCATTCCTAAATCTCCTCTGGGTATAACTCTCGTACATCACTTTGAAGTTTATTTGTGGGGATCAAGATTTAGgagtaataataaatttaaaatttgactctctttttttccttctgtATTTTCTATAAAGGTGTTTATGGAATTATATTTGCCTTACAAATTTCATGTGTCTTGAACCTCTTCAAAGATTGAGGCCATAGCCCCACTGGCCACCGATGTGTTCCCCTTTTCACAAATTATTGGTCTTCAAGTATCTTATTAGTCAAAACTCTTGTtcatatgaaatagaaaatgtaTTAAGTTGACAGTGCAATACTGTATACTATTATTATCATcaggaaaataataaagtatCTCCTCACAGAAGTCCACCACCTAAATAAAggatattcttttaaaaaaaaataaacttatttaattaaaaactacaaaatgGACCTTTAATGTATGATATATACACAGTACtataacttattaaaatttaaagatagtGTATAGTTTAgcattatattttactttcagataaattaactttatggttttttttttccaaaataataataacctaAACTTCACTAAACACAGTCTGTTTGTATTGAATGCAAGAAAGAGGTCCAATGCAAAGAAGAGCAGTGGAACTTTTCtgacatgaaaaaaataataaagccGAAAGAAAAATGAGCTGCTGCAGCGCAGCTGCAAAAAATAAGACAGAAGAAATATGGTCAAAGGTATAAGAAGACTCTCCACTAAGTTTGAATTTGTTAATTTCAGAATTTTGGGAGTGATGCAAGAACAGTCATAGGATGGTGGGAACAAACCAAACAAATCCCCGGGGAAGTAATTACAGTAAAGAATCCGAAAATATGCATACATACAGCTACAAGGTCGTAGCAGACAGCAAAATTAACCCAACTGGGGGAAGCTCATTTGGAATTTCTCAAAtactataattaataatgagTAGACTTGTATACTATACTCATCAAATCAAGGTTATCTAATCAGAAAAGCatcatcttattttatttccacCTTGTAATGAGTCTAAAATAATTGAgaataaatgaagaatatatAGGTTTGGAAATGTAAATTTGTGTATGGTAAGATgatttgaaatgaaaatgaagataaaaagaGGGTTAAGATGATGTTATTGTTACTTTGAGAGTATAATGGATGTGCTTTTGCTTTATGGTTATGTTTATGCATGGTTGAAGGTGGGTCTTTGGGAATGATTTGAGACAATAGGGAAGAGAAGAGGGGCCATGGAATAATCCAAATAAACTGGTAAAGGTTGGAAAGATGAGAGAGAATTGGGCCATGCATAGTAATTGCATATttaaagaacaaagaaaaagtggTCCCACATTTTAGAACGTGCCATGCCAACTTATCAACTTCAACTGTCTTAGATTATTCACAACCTAAGCGGATTCAATCACAATATCATCAAAAGGATATTTTGATTACGAGTCTCATTCTTATTTcacaattttcatatttaatcaattaaaaaaaaaagttgtaaactaatattatt is a window from the Vigna radiata var. radiata cultivar VC1973A unplaced genomic scaffold, Vradiata_ver6 scaffold_374, whole genome shotgun sequence genome containing:
- the LOC106780176 gene encoding type IV inositol polyphosphate 5-phosphatase 7 isoform X2 encodes the protein MRDENSKKSKLSWSKKMVRKFFNIKCKTEDSQADGAAYGGGDVECRSRNSFSEREPCTIKKSKTEKFSRSTDQVRRARMNLDHPRIIDVQNYSIFVATWNVAGRSPPNTLNLDDWLHSSSPADIYVLGFQEIVPLNAGNILGAEDNGPAKKWLALIRKTLNNLPGTSGSSGCYTPSPIPQPVVELNADFEGSARQKNSSFFHRRSFQTTSSGWGMDNDPSVVQPRLDRRYSVCDRVIFGHRPSDFDPSFRWGYRPSDYSRASDYSRPSDYSRWGSSDDDNGLGDSPSTVLFSPMSRGGGGPSFNEEGYAMPGHSRYCLVASKQMVGIYLTIWVRSELKDHVQNMKVSCVGRGLMGYLGNKGSISISMSLHETSFCFICSHLTSGQKEGDELRRNSDVMEILKKTRFPRVQGVDNDKSPQTILDHDRIIWLGDLNYRIALSYRSAKALVEMQNWRALLENDQLRIEQKRGRVFLGWNEGKIYFPPTYKYSTNSDRYAGDDMHPKEKRRTPAWCDRILWYGEGLHQLSYVRGESKFSDHRPVYGIFWAEVESAHGRLKKTMSCSRSRIEVEELLPYSGGYTELSFF
- the LOC106780176 gene encoding type IV inositol polyphosphate 5-phosphatase 7 isoform X1, with protein sequence MRDENSKKSKLLTVLSFCCVMKLSWSKKMVRKFFNIKCKTEDSQADGAAYGGGDVECRSRNSFSEREPCTIKKSKTEKFSRSTDQVRRARMNLDHPRIIDVQNYSIFVATWNVAGRSPPNTLNLDDWLHSSSPADIYVLGFQEIVPLNAGNILGAEDNGPAKKWLALIRKTLNNLPGTSGSSGCYTPSPIPQPVVELNADFEGSARQKNSSFFHRRSFQTTSSGWGMDNDPSVVQPRLDRRYSVCDRVIFGHRPSDFDPSFRWGYRPSDYSRASDYSRPSDYSRWGSSDDDNGLGDSPSTVLFSPMSRGGGGPSFNEEGYAMPGHSRYCLVASKQMVGIYLTIWVRSELKDHVQNMKVSCVGRGLMGYLGNKGSISISMSLHETSFCFICSHLTSGQKEGDELRRNSDVMEILKKTRFPRVQGVDNDKSPQTILDHDRIIWLGDLNYRIALSYRSAKALVEMQNWRALLENDQLRIEQKRGRVFLGWNEGKIYFPPTYKYSTNSDRYAGDDMHPKEKRRTPAWCDRILWYGEGLHQLSYVRGESKFSDHRPVYGIFWAEVESAHGRLKKTMSCSRSRIEVEELLPYSGGYTELSFF